A genomic stretch from Gopherus flavomarginatus isolate rGopFla2 chromosome 3, rGopFla2.mat.asm, whole genome shotgun sequence includes:
- the CCNH gene encoding cyclin-H isoform X2, whose product MYHSSTQRRHWTFRSEEELTRCRADANRKFCCKAVACGKARQSDSLLLEPREELAICKYYERKLLDFCSVFKPAMPRSVVGTATMYFKRFYLNNSVMEYHPRIIMLTCAFLACKVDEFNVSSAQFVGNLRENPPGQEKALEQILEYELLLIQQLNFHLIVHNPYRPFEGFLIDLKTRYPLLENPEILRKTADDFLTRVALTDAYLLFTPSQIALTAILSSASRAGINMESYLSECLALKENRTSLSQLLDGMKCMKNLIKKYETPRPEEVAILKQKLEKCHSSELALNVNVKKRKGYEDDEYITKKSKMDEEEWTDDDLVDSL is encoded by the exons ATGTATCACAGCAGCACGCAGAGGCGGCACTGGACCTTCCGCAGCGAGGAGGAGCTGACCCGCTGCCGGGCCGACGCCAACCGCAAGTTCTGCTGCAAAGCGGTGGCCTGCGGAAAG GCTCGACAGAGCGACTCGCTGCTTCTGGAGCCCCGGGAGGAGCTGGCGATCTGTAAATATTATGAGAGGAAACTGCTGGATTTCTGCTCCGTGTTCAAACCTGCCATGCCCAGATCCGTGGTG GGAACAGCTACTATGTACTTCAAACGTTTTTACCTCAATAACTCAGTGATGGAGTATCACCCTCGAATAATAAT GTTAACATGTGCATTCTTGGCATGTAAAGTAGATGAATTTAATGTGTCCAGTGCGCAGTTTGTTGGTAACCTTCGAGAGAACCCTCCAGGTCAGGAGAAGGCTCTTGAACAGATCTTGGAATATGAATTACTACTTATTCAGCAGCTGAACttccatcttatagtgcacaacCCTTATAGACCGTTTGAGGGATTTTTAATTGATTTGAAG ACTCGTTATCCATTGCTGGAGAATCCTGAGATCTTGAGGAAAACAGCTGATGACTTTCTCACCCGAGTAGCTCTGACAGATGCCTACCTTCTGTTTACACCTTCACAAATAGCTCTCACTGCCATCTTATCTAGTGCTTCCAGGGCAGGAATTAATATGGAAAG CTATTTATCTGAGTGTCTTGCGCTGAAAGAAAACAGAACATCTCTGTCCCAGTTACTAGATGGAATGAAAT GCATGAAAAATCTCATAAAGAAGTATGAAACACCACGGCCTGAGGAGGTTGCCATTCTAAAGCAGAAGTTAGAGAAATGTCACAGCTCAGAACTTGCTCTTAATGTAAACGT aaagaagaggaagggcTATGAAGATGATGAATATATTACAAAGAAATCTAAAATGGATGAG GAAGAATGGACTGATGATGATCTTGTAGATTCACTGTAA
- the CCNH gene encoding cyclin-H isoform X1 produces the protein MYHSSTQRRHWTFRSEEELTRCRADANRKFCCKAVACGKARQSDSLLLEPREELAICKYYERKLLDFCSVFKPAMPRSVVGTATMYFKRFYLNNSVMEYHPRIIMLTCAFLACKVDEFNVSSAQFVGNLRENPPGQEKALEQILEYELLLIQQLNFHLIVHNPYRPFEGFLIDLKTRYPLLENPEILRKTADDFLTRVALTDAYLLFTPSQIALTAILSSASRAGINMESYLSECLALKENRTSLSQLLDGMKCMKNLIKKYETPRPEEVAILKQKLEKCHSSELALNVNVKKRKGYEDDEYITKKSKMDETLPRHEDAGSLGRTLHY, from the exons ATGTATCACAGCAGCACGCAGAGGCGGCACTGGACCTTCCGCAGCGAGGAGGAGCTGACCCGCTGCCGGGCCGACGCCAACCGCAAGTTCTGCTGCAAAGCGGTGGCCTGCGGAAAG GCTCGACAGAGCGACTCGCTGCTTCTGGAGCCCCGGGAGGAGCTGGCGATCTGTAAATATTATGAGAGGAAACTGCTGGATTTCTGCTCCGTGTTCAAACCTGCCATGCCCAGATCCGTGGTG GGAACAGCTACTATGTACTTCAAACGTTTTTACCTCAATAACTCAGTGATGGAGTATCACCCTCGAATAATAAT GTTAACATGTGCATTCTTGGCATGTAAAGTAGATGAATTTAATGTGTCCAGTGCGCAGTTTGTTGGTAACCTTCGAGAGAACCCTCCAGGTCAGGAGAAGGCTCTTGAACAGATCTTGGAATATGAATTACTACTTATTCAGCAGCTGAACttccatcttatagtgcacaacCCTTATAGACCGTTTGAGGGATTTTTAATTGATTTGAAG ACTCGTTATCCATTGCTGGAGAATCCTGAGATCTTGAGGAAAACAGCTGATGACTTTCTCACCCGAGTAGCTCTGACAGATGCCTACCTTCTGTTTACACCTTCACAAATAGCTCTCACTGCCATCTTATCTAGTGCTTCCAGGGCAGGAATTAATATGGAAAG CTATTTATCTGAGTGTCTTGCGCTGAAAGAAAACAGAACATCTCTGTCCCAGTTACTAGATGGAATGAAAT GCATGAAAAATCTCATAAAGAAGTATGAAACACCACGGCCTGAGGAGGTTGCCATTCTAAAGCAGAAGTTAGAGAAATGTCACAGCTCAGAACTTGCTCTTAATGTAAACGT aaagaagaggaagggcTATGAAGATGATGAATATATTACAAAGAAATCTAAAATGGATGAG ACATTGCCAAGGCATGAGGATGCAGGTTCTCTGGGAAGAACTCTCCATTATTAA
- the CCNH gene encoding cyclin-H isoform X3, translating into MYHSSTQRRHWTFRSEEELTRCRADANRKFCCKAVACGKARQSDSLLLEPREELAICKYYERKLLDFCSVFKPAMPRSVVGTATMYFKRFYLNNSVMEYHPRIIMLTCAFLACKVDEFNVSSAQFVGNLRENPPGQEKALEQILEYELLLIQQLNFHLIVHNPYRPFEGFLIDLKTRYPLLENPEILRKTADDFLTRVALTDAYLLFTPSQIALTAILSSASRAGINMESYLSECLALKENRTSLSQLLDGMKCMKNLIKKYETPRPEEVAILKQKLEKCHSSELALNVNV; encoded by the exons ATGTATCACAGCAGCACGCAGAGGCGGCACTGGACCTTCCGCAGCGAGGAGGAGCTGACCCGCTGCCGGGCCGACGCCAACCGCAAGTTCTGCTGCAAAGCGGTGGCCTGCGGAAAG GCTCGACAGAGCGACTCGCTGCTTCTGGAGCCCCGGGAGGAGCTGGCGATCTGTAAATATTATGAGAGGAAACTGCTGGATTTCTGCTCCGTGTTCAAACCTGCCATGCCCAGATCCGTGGTG GGAACAGCTACTATGTACTTCAAACGTTTTTACCTCAATAACTCAGTGATGGAGTATCACCCTCGAATAATAAT GTTAACATGTGCATTCTTGGCATGTAAAGTAGATGAATTTAATGTGTCCAGTGCGCAGTTTGTTGGTAACCTTCGAGAGAACCCTCCAGGTCAGGAGAAGGCTCTTGAACAGATCTTGGAATATGAATTACTACTTATTCAGCAGCTGAACttccatcttatagtgcacaacCCTTATAGACCGTTTGAGGGATTTTTAATTGATTTGAAG ACTCGTTATCCATTGCTGGAGAATCCTGAGATCTTGAGGAAAACAGCTGATGACTTTCTCACCCGAGTAGCTCTGACAGATGCCTACCTTCTGTTTACACCTTCACAAATAGCTCTCACTGCCATCTTATCTAGTGCTTCCAGGGCAGGAATTAATATGGAAAG CTATTTATCTGAGTGTCTTGCGCTGAAAGAAAACAGAACATCTCTGTCCCAGTTACTAGATGGAATGAAAT GCATGAAAAATCTCATAAAGAAGTATGAAACACCACGGCCTGAGGAGGTTGCCATTCTAAAGCAGAAGTTAGAGAAATGTCACAGCTCAGAACTTGCTCTTAATGTAAACGT GTAG